The Plasmodium falciparum 3D7 genome assembly, chromosome: 5 DNA window TTGTTAACaatatgaatgaaaataaggaaaatatgCCTATAGATTTCTTATATGAATTAATACATagtataacatatttttataaaaatatgcatgtaaaaaaaaccagaaaaaagaaagaaataataatatatacattgaaaaagcatttaaaaaatattaaaagtaattcaaatatttctaaaacaaaaagaagCTTGATTTTTCAAcgattttataatattttatttaatttgaaTTATgctttaaataaatatggtttaaaaacaaatgaaaatttaaaaaatcaaataatgaagaaaagtaaaaatgtatatttaaaaattacaaatgTTTTTACTAtcataatgaatatattaaattcgaaagtatatatgaaagatatacatattaaaaagcTAATGGAAAATAAAGCAGTGTTTTCTTTAAATACTATAGAACAGTTTTTATTACtacacaaaataaataatgaaacagGAGGAGAAGGCACAAATAATgataaggaaaagaaaagacAAACGAAAGTAAGTAACACTCAAggatataataaagataatataaataataaagaaaaggaaacaaataaaaatgaggAACAACAACAAGGAGAAGCAGAAGGAAAAAGAGAAGGGGAAGGAGAAGAAGGAGAAGGAggagaagaagaagaatgtaattatttaattgaacaaattaataaaatattttttaaggtagataaaaataatgaacataTGCTAAATGGAGTACTCCttgaaaatgatgatgattattTGGATGAAGAAGGAAAAGTttctaagaaaaaaatgaaaaagaaaaaattattaaatgataagGAACACGAAAAggataatgaagataatgatgaagataatgatgaagatgatgatgatgaggATGATGATGAGGATGATGAGGATGATGATGACGATGATGATGACGATGATGATGACGATGATGATGACGACTATGATGAAGATTATGATGAAGATTATGATGAAAAACTTGTagagaataaaaagaatgaacgctcaaatattataatgtctaaagaaaatatgaacaaattaaatatgCAACCAAAAAATACGAATAAtcgtagtagtagtagtaatacTATagatatgaagaaaaaaatatatgaaaagaatTGTATGAAAGAAAAGGAATATCGTACGCATGACCTGATAACAAACGAATCTATTATGTATAAGAATAAcgaaatatatgataaagaaaaatatcgTAGAAatcaagaaaatataaatcatatgtCATCTAATTAtatggataaaaatataaatcatcatcatgaatatgataatatgaagaaaaagaattatagtaataataacatatataataataatagtagtaataaagTGTCCATGGATGAAGAGAAGAGAAAAAATTTAGATAACAATACATATCCTTATCCTATGTATGAAAATGTaaaagaaatagaaaaaaataaagtacaacaaaatttatttcatataagtaaagaaaataataataataataatgatagtacGAATAACAATTCAGtgtatgattataatatgagTAATTCAAATTATGGGAGTAAAATGggaagtaataatataaatgattcgaccaattattacaatatgagagaaaagaatatatataatatattatgtaataatgatagtaataattatgttctatttaatagtaatgaaaaatattctaTGAATAATAAGATTAGTAATTCAATATTGAGTAATATGATAATGAATAaacaagataataataatataaatattaatcaaaataataataataataataataataatatgaatgaaggAGGAAGCGAAACATTATATAGCAGCTTTACTAAAGAAATTGAAAAGTTAAAAAAGGAAGTTAGGAAGTGTGAAGAAAGTTATGATAAAGAAATGGTAGAAATTCAAAATAcaaagaaagaaataaaatatttaagagaaaataataaaaatgatgaattaaataatatattttcagaATTAAATTTAGAGAATATttctaaatatttattaagtgcatatgaaaaatatggttTGAATGTGTTTATAAAAGTTTTAGTTTATAAGAATGATTTAGGACATATAAATGatcatattaaaaaacaGGATGATGTTAATAtggaattttttattaatatatctgttgataaaatatttgattatttattattaaaaaaaaatattataactatggttaatattaaaaaattaaaagaaaaatttatacaaggtcaaaaaatttatgaattagtaaaaaatgaaacgaataaaatgattatagaaaatatcaaagaatataattttatatttatattatggaaacataataatatgaatgatttATATGAAAGGAAACAAGTCATATTTaatttcataataaaaattattgataaaattataccgaagtatattattaatgaatatattataatacgtaaaaatgaaatatatgaaattatgatcaattctttaaataaaaaaaatgaatatgaaaaaaaaaataaagacatTTCCTCATCACAAtatttagaaaaagaaaatacatataataatttatataaaaaaatcaaaGATGAAAAAAGGATAGTTGATAATTATTCCATTGAAATGCATgcagaaaaaaatatcacAAACCCAATATATATGTCCCAACGAGAAGATAACAGCACACCAAATAGTAAAAAGAATTGTAGTAACACGAATCATATTATGAGCATCAACCATAGCAACATGAACAATACAAAAAACACAAACAAccacaacaataataataataataataattatgttgTGAATCATACAACTCATTCTActagtttttattatttacataatgaAAAACCAAGTAATGTTAATACGGATAatcaaaaagaaataaaggaTGATAATGTTCACATGAAATTTCAGTCACTTCCGGAAAACATAAGGATTggtgtttttaaaaatgatgtaaataaattttatgagatatataaaatgatgaATGCAGGAAATGATTTAAATAGTTTGATGTATAAAAATTCGGGGCATATcaaaaataaagtaaataACGAACCTTATTCGAATAATTATAAGAGAAATACTTTTTGTACgaatgatataaattttgCTGCATCAGCACAACAATCTTTTATGaacaaaaatgttataaatagtatgaataataatatggtgAGCAGCAATAATATGATAAGCagcaataatattataagcaacaataatatgataagcagcaataatatgataagcagcaataatatgataaacaGCAATAATATGATAAGCAGCAATAATATGATAAGCAACAATATGATGAACAACAAAATGAATAGTAGTAATGTTCAAATAGATACTGAAAAAACAAGGACCATGAATAATTTACAAGATCAATTTTTAAATCTTCAAAAAAATGGCtcgcatatatatttaagaaataCAAAAGATTCTAAAAACAGtgatatatttacatttaaaaataatgttagATCTCCATCACAACATATAACATTGAATgaaggaaaagaaaatggTATtgatatgaaaaagaaaattgaaCAAGaggaagataaaaaaaaaataataaataacaataacaataatattaatagtaacaataatattaatagtaacaataatattaatagtaacaataatatgaacGATGAGGAtctaataaaaaaggaaataaatatgaatactaatgattatgaagaaaatgaaaaaaggtcttcacaaaataaaacaaactattttgataatattattaacaattcttatattaataataaaatgaacaattttatgatagaaaaaaaagaagaattaaataatgatatgatAAATACGTTTACAAATAAAAGAGAAATAAACATACAAACGGAAAAAGctaaagaacaaaatataaaagaaccATATGAAGTAAAAGAAACAAACCATAACAAAGgtattattcatatgtattatgataatgaaaaggatataaataatatcacAAGCGCTAGTGGGAATagacataataatatagagagggataaaaataatattcaaacGAATAAAACATCAAACAATTTTGTTAAAAGTTTTAAAAATACCATATCTgaaatgttttataaaaaaaaattaaataaaaatacagaaATAAAAGATGAACCGAACCAAAATAATGATactatgatatataataatttacaagATATGTCAAAAAAAGTTgatgaatataatgaaaataaaaattataaccaTAACATTGTTCATAATAATGCTCTGAAATCAAATCAGATGGATaatgaagagaaaaaaaaaattgaactacctcacaataataataataataataataacagtaATGAGCGTAAAGATTTATTGAATAATCCTATGAGTGTAAATATGCAAAATGCACAAAATGTACAAAACACCAATCGATCTCATGAATATCTAATCAATAGTAATATTTCCTTACCTAATTTTGTGGACGAAAATACATGTTcgaatttaaaagaaaaacaatttGAAAGTTTTGAGAAAAATCAAATGGATATGACTAATCCAAATATGATGATGTTTAATATAATGTTAGGTAATAACTTAGATGGTATTATTCCGAATTATATGGaagaaaaacataataaaaatatgaacaaaaatgtgaacaataaaaatagtgTTAGTTTAAGTAGCAGTATGATAAATAACGGAAATGTAATTAATAATCGAATGCATACAAAaactataaataataatagtaatactTGTGTTcctaatataaaatatcctaacttttttattaataaaaataatattccaTATACTAATGAAAATAACAAAAGTTTGAGTGAATCAAACTTAATGAATTTAGTATgtgaattaaataatatagaaaaagtAGAAAATCTATCAATgcaaaataatttaaataataatattaataataaaagaagtaCCTTATCACAaatgaatttattaaatatggaaaatacaAAAGGAAACGAACAACATATGAGAACTGATCttcatcataatataaataataatatatttctttcaaataatttatgtgataataaaatagtaaatcaaatgtttttaaaaaaatattataattccaACTTTGTACATTATGATGaggaaaatgaagaaaaaaataaattaggAACTATTCCACGGCATAACACAACAACTaccaacaataataataatgataataataacaatagtaataataatatgcacctgttttataattttaatggtAATACACCAtcagatataaataattcctattgtcaacaaaaaaaaattatgagcAGCagtattattatgaataacaaagaaaacaataatttacattttttaaataatacatatgataTAAACGGGTCATACGCTACTAGtagtataataaataacaatatgaatagaaataatagtaatagtgtgaattcaaattatttaaataaaacgTTTAGTATCATGGACCCGAGAAACAACATAAACGAATATGAAGAGAAACAGAAAATCATTATTAATCGAATAAAACAACAAAATATAAGTAATACAAGTGGTAATATGAAGAATAGTAGTAATATAAGAAGTAGTAGTAATATAAGAAGTagcaataatataaaaagtagtagtaatataaaaagtagtagtaatataaatgcaaataataatatattatatcaattAATAGATGagaacattttaaaaaataccttatcaaataataatccTTTTAATGAAATAAAGAATAACACTCAAAAAACGAATATGGATTTCGGTTTAAATCAATTATCTATGTACATGCAAAATAATGTTACatctaatttaaaaaataatagtataaCAAATGAAACCCATAATAacaatgataatatgaagactaatcataataataacaataataataataataataataataataataataataataatactagtGGTTATCCAATAAATTATCTTATTTTTCAACAAAATCAAAACCATTcagatacaaataataacaataataataacaacaaaaaCAACagcaacaacaataataataatatatactaaataaaaaaaattataatccatatgataatttaaatatttctatatttaatCATAATggattaaaaattaaagataatcatctatttaataatttaccATCCCcttcattaaataataatttatgtagttaataattcatcatatgaatgaaaaatatatttgataaatgTGAACAATAGAAGTAATAAGAAGAATAAAAACACTCCAAATAAGAATTAAGGGTGGTATGTGAATAtgagtttatatatatatgtatatacatatacatatattttattttgtgtgaaatttctttttccttttataaaacatatatgtttttataacatatattttatatttttgtcatGTTTATTAagttattttgttttattaataataaaatgttattatatatatatatatatatatatatattatatatatatatatatatattttttttttatttttattttttttataaactttttaaagattgaaaaaaaatttaaaaataaaaagagcTATAAgtacaacaacaacaaaagatataacaataaaaaacatataggTATATGCATTTTTCCTCTCTTCTGCTACTAACATATGTCTTATCATCGGACTCTTTTcaaattcatataattcaaTTTCAGTATTACGTGGTATTTGATTAATTCCTGTATGGAGTAAAGAAGTTAAAATGAATGGAAAAAACTtcaatgataaaaatgaataattcgtttccttatcattattatttatttttttatttttttcttcgtcTTCTTTAATGTTTGTTGTTTTATTTGATTCCTctcgtatatatatattctttttttttaacacatTTGTATaacttttgtttttatttttttcacttGAAAAAGAAGTAGCACTaaaactattattattattgttattatttttgatactattattattattgttattatttttgatactattattattattgttattatttttgatactattattattattatttattgaatGACTTATTAAAatcttattcttatttttatcatattttctGAAACATTCcataaaatttaaatgaaataggattaacaaaatgaaatatattttcttcatttcttatcaaccttttttttttttttttattcttaaaaaCATCTGcgaaatatgtatattttacaCAATGccttcattaaaaaaatctatatttctaataaaaaaataaataaataaaataaaataaaataaaacatataaataattatatatatatatatatatatgtatatgtaatttttcttttttattatttatttacttataACGGTATTATGAACATTTTACTTTTATACAACCTATTCATTGTTAAGggttgtattaatatattcttatatataatacattttatcTATCTTtctaatatttgtataatatttattaattgcTCGCCTTCATATAATTACACATcttcaaatatttatatatcactacttttattatatttattataataaaaaaaatgttatttttttctttatctttcaactaatatatatattatataaaacaccTGTGCATGCAAGTGctaaaaaattatcattttatattccagctatatttatttatattatatatatataatatatatatatatatatatatatatatacatacatacctTTCATGTATGCATAATAAAGATATTCtacacaaaatatattattaagcaCTTCATATAtgttatcaatatatatataatattatatatatatgtaaataataaataggagtaatatattattttactgtataaataattttaagaaCAACTATTAATTACAAtgaaaaagggaaaaaaaagataaacaagaaaaataataaaaaaaaaataaataaaataataaaaataataaaaatcataaaaataatagaaatcataaaaataataaaaatcataaaaataataaaaatcataaaaatagataattaaataatatatattatattcaagatgtttttattttaaaaattgaaCACTCggttcttttttaatatatataattataataattgcATTATTCTATTATCtacaatatgtatatatatatttatatattttgttattaaatcttttaaaacttattaattttaattaccCCCcccttccttttttttttttttttttttttaaaataataataatattattatttatgtaacttttcttatattaatattgacAAAGGGGATGATTACTTGTTTCCTTCCAATaaatttcaaaaaataaataaataaataaaatgtatatattttatctatgtataaatacatgaattaattattttgaagaaaaaaaaaaatgagtaCAACAAAATTACATATACTTGATCAACAACTAGATATcactttaattttatttaaaaatgttgTTAATTCAAAAGACCTTTTAGAAAGTTATACAAAAAGTATGAATGATaacatatgttatataaatgatttctttcttttattaGATAGTAATTTGGtaaaattatcaaaataaaatgttcaaacaaataaatgaaatgaaatgaaatagaaaagaattacaaatgaatatacaaccttttttataaaatttaagaaattgtaaatattttatacatatatatatatgatatatattttatatatatttgatatatatgtactttatttttgtattgtAGGTTTACAACGAAAATCATATATTGCATAGTATTTATAGGGCTCATCATAATTTCCAAtcgaaaaaaagaataacgaaaaatatttttctagaAATTCTTTTCCTTCTTTCACCTCATGAAAATGTATGTATCTTTTTAATACAGaattgtaaataatatatatatgtgatacatttttattttacaagtATTATTGaattgtttgtttgtttatttatttatttatttttattttatcagaTTAATGAGTGTGTAAAACaatatcaaataaaaaatgattcaTCTTCTGTAATTTATGTGGGTATTAATATTTCCAAAGAtcaagtaataataataaaaaaaaaaaaaaaaaaaaaaaaaaaaaacttatgtatttttaacagtttaaaaatatatatacatatatatctatatatattttttttaattttaggttgatatgtttataaaatcTGTTCAAGGAGATCAAGCTGATTTTAACGAATTGTCTTTCTTAcatgataagaaaaaaattttagaaaattttaaatgtGATAATATGGACAATTTAGAGAGatttatttatcataatatagCTTCAAAGAAAATTAACTTGAGTTAAGAATTTAGAAACAATGTTGTATATGTAATACCTTTAAAGgacaattctttttttataatatatataaatatatatatatatatatatttatttatttatttatttatatttatttattttttttttttttttaagtttcTTATCTTTAAATAACGTAAAAGTTCTTTTATTTCTCAATGTTAAATTCtcttaaaattaaaaacgtCGAATAAAATGAGAGCACATATATTTGTGTTAgacgttaaaaaaaaaaaaaaaaaaaggaaatatagaaatatatatatgtatatatgtatatatgtatttatctATTCATTTATCTATTCATTTATCTATTCATTTATCTATTCATTTATCTATTCATTTATCTATTCATTTATCTATTCATTTAtctattcatttatatatgtatgtttgtatgtatgtatcCTCTTGATAAATTGAGACAACAGgtgcatataaatatacagtGTTTTTacacaataataattaaggactattttttaacaatattaatatatatatatatatatatatatacatttgtgCATTAATACAAGAAAGATGTAACCTTCCTATACTTGTTaacaagaataaaaaaaaaaaaaataaataaattcttCATATGAATAGATCTCCGATTAAATCATATATGGTAAATCAATATGAGCATCTATTGGTAATCCAGATATAATTCTAACAAAATTCCATAAACTTTCTAATTGTGAAAAGAAAGAATGTCTTGTTTTATATACAGTGGAGTTAAAAGGAGATTTACAGAAAAGACTAGATAAAAAGAGAACACTatctaaatttttaaatgaacTATATTTTGGCTTTAATATAGTATGAGATAATTTATAATCTTCgatttgtatattttcatttaataaatgttCATCTTCatttgttttcttttcttgATTAGGTTTGAAGAATACACGTTGTGATAATTCTACAAGTAAAATTAAATCAATTAATATAGGAGATGCTAACATAGAATCTTGAcagatattatataaaactatTGTATTTTTACCattcataaatatttcaCTAATATATTCATCTATAGCTTTTTTATCATCTCCAACATAtggtacatattttataacaatTTCACTGTTAACCTTTTGTTTTTCTAAACTTTCCACGTATGTACAATCATCTTCAATATCTGCACTCACTTTTCCCTTTTCATTTAAACTATCTCCTTCACAATAATCTATGCTTTTTTTTACTAATACATTTGTATCTTTCTCATCATcaacatataaattttcattAGCACGTACATAGTCACATATTAAATTGCTTTTTGATACTTTCTTGCTGTAAAATTGTAAATCTGACGATAAATTTTTGCCGTCATTATTTCCAAGGTGATTGTATGACACGATGCTCTTTGGTTTTAAtcctacaaaaaaaaaaaaaaaaaaaaaaaaaaaaaaaaaaaaaaaaaaaaaaaaatatatatataaatatatataaatatatatatataaatataaatatatatatataaatatatataaatatatatatatatacattaatttGCTCCTTTTTGTGGTACCTGTTCCAAAGTAAAAGTCGAGGaggaaattttttattttggttTGTCCTGTTTTTAAATCATTTCCAATGATGAATATTCCCTTCTGTTGAGCTA harbors:
- a CDS encoding apical rhoptry neck protein, producing the protein MKKIYFILLILFHLNFMECFRKYDKNKNKILISHSINNNNNSIKNNNNNNNSIKNNNNNNNSIKNNNNNNNSFSATSFSSEKNKNKSYTNVLKKKNIYIREESNKTTNIKEDEEKNKKINNNDKETNYSFLSLKFFPFILTSLLHTGINQIPRNTEIELYEFEKSPMIRHMLVAEERKNAYTYMFFIVISFVVVVLIALFIFKFFFNL
- a CDS encoding EKC/KEOPS complex subunit CGI121 yields the protein MSTTKLHILDQQLDITLILFKNVVNSKDLLESYTKSMNDNICYINDFFLLLDSNLVYNENHILHSIYRAHHNFQSKKRITKNIFLEILFLLSPHENINECVKQYQIKNDSSSVIYVGINISKDQVDMFIKSVQGDQADFNELSFLHDKKKILENFKCDNMDNLERFIYHNIASKKINLS